One Setaria viridis chromosome 5, Setaria_viridis_v4.0, whole genome shotgun sequence genomic region harbors:
- the LOC117858589 gene encoding uncharacterized protein isoform X2 translates to MGEYCASPEGDSALAAASPAATLTFHSPSPAAAAAVARPGYGSCDRRYVKQVFDNLHGSISLDPLALQFVDTEEFQRLRDLKQLGLTYLVYPGAVHTRFEHSLGVYSLAGKAMNNLKTYQGEELGIDRIDMQTVKLAGLLHDIGHGPFSHLFEHEFLPRINPGSTWSHERMSVLLLDSIVDKHAIDIEDDYLKMVKEMIGASSKSATTKSAKDKHFLYDIVANGRNGIDVDKFDYIDRDCRACGLGSNFQYWRLMEGMRVMGDEICYPAKDYLSIHKLFSTRADLHRTVYTHRKVKAVELMLVDALIEANDYLGISLHANDAEDFWKLDDTIIKSIETAPNDELKKAKEIIQRIRRRELYKFCNEYSVPKDKLEHFKNVTAQDIVCSQSSEVLLKEEDIAVSNVKIDLTRGKDNPLESIKFFKDFGCDEKFTITDDRVSHLLPAYNEDRIVRVYAKKPELVEAVSKAFENLQVKMYGEKTQVHDTPKKKRLRSN, encoded by the exons atgggagAGTACTGCGCCTCACCGGAGGGGGACtccgcgctggcggcggcgtccccggcgGCCACCCTGACGTTCCACTCTCcgtcccccgcggcggcggcggcggtggccaggCCAGGGTACGGGAGTTGCGATCGCCGGTACGTGAAGCAGGTGTTCGACAACCTCCACGGGAGCATCTCGCTCGACCCG CTTGCTCTGCAGTTTGTGGACACTGAGGAATTTCAGAG GTTGCGGGACCTAAAACAACTTG GTCTTACATATCTGGTCTATCCTGGAGCTGTTCACACACGCTTTGAACATTCACTAGGAGTTTATTCGTTGGCTGGGAAGGCTATGAATAATCTTAAAACGTATCAG GGAGAAGAGCTTGGTATTGATCGCATCGACATGCAAACTGTGAAGCTTGCAG GCCTCTTGCATGATATTGGACATGGCCCCTTCAGTCATTTGTTTGAGCATGAGTTTCTTCCTCGTATTAATCCTGGCTCAACCTG GTCTCACGAACGTATGTCAGTACTGCTGTTGGACAGTATTGTTGACAAACATGCAATAGATATTGAAGATGATTATCTCAAAATGGTCAAG GAGATGATAGGTGCCAGCTCTAAGTCTGCCACCACAAAA AGTGCAAAGGATAAGCATTTTCTTTATGACATTGTTGCTAATGGGCGCAATGGTATAGATGTTGACAA GTTCGACTACATTGACCGTGATTGCAGAGCATGTGGTCTTGGCTCTAATTTCCAGTACTGGAG GTTGATGGAGGGCatgcgagtgatgggtgatgaaaTTTGCTATCCTGCCAAAGATT ACTTGAGCATCCATAAATTGTTTTCAACACGTGCTGATCTGCACCGGACTGTCTACACCCACCGCAAAGTAAAG GCTGTTGAACTCATGCTTGTGGATGCGCTCATTGAGGCTAATGATTACTTGGGAATATCATTGCATGCAAATGATGCAGAAGATTTTTGGAAG TTGGATGACACAATCATTAAAAGCATTGAAACTGCTCCCAATGATGAACTGAAGAAAGCAAAAGAAATCATTCAACGTATTCGCCGAAGAGAGCTCTACAAG TTTTGCAATGAGTATTCTGTTCCAAAGGACAAGCTGGAGCATTTCAAAAACGTAACTGCACAGGACATAGTTTGTTCACAG TCTTCTGAAGTGCTGCTGAAGGAAGAGGATATTGCTGTCAGTAATGTTAAGATTGATCTTACTCGTGGAAAAGACAACCCTCTTGAAAG CATCAAGTTCTTTAAG GATTTTGGATGTGATGAGAAGTTCACCATCACAGATGACCGGGTCAGCCACTTGCTACCTGCCTACAATGAGGATAGAATCGTGAGGGTCTATGCTAAGAAGCCGGAGCTG GTGGAAGCAGTGTCAAAAGCCTTTGAGAACCTCCAAGTGAAGATGTATGGCGAGAAGACTCAAGTGCACGATACACCCAAGAAGAAGAGGCTTAGATCCAACTAG
- the LOC117858589 gene encoding uncharacterized protein isoform X1 → MGEYCASPEGDSALAAASPAATLTFHSPSPAAAAAVARPGYGSCDRRYVKQVFDNLHGSISLDPLALQFVDTEEFQRLRDLKQLGLTYLVYPGAVHTRFEHSLGVYSLAGKAMNNLKTYQGEELGIDRIDMQTVKLAGLLHDIGHGPFSHLFEHEFLPRINPGSTWSHERMSVLLLDSIVDKHAIDIEDDYLKMVKEMIGASSKSATTKSAKDKHFLYDIVANGRNGIDVDKFDYIDRDCRACGLGSNFQYWRLMEGMRVMGDEICYPAKDYLSIHKLFSTRADLHRTVYTHRKVKAVELMLVDALIEANDYLGISLHANDAEDFWKLDDTIIKSIETAPNDELKKAKEIIQRIRRRELYKFCNEYSVPKDKLEHFKNVTAQDIVCSQKSSEVLLKEEDIAVSNVKIDLTRGKDNPLESIKFFKDFGCDEKFTITDDRVSHLLPAYNEDRIVRVYAKKPELVEAVSKAFENLQVKMYGEKTQVHDTPKKKRLRSN, encoded by the exons atgggagAGTACTGCGCCTCACCGGAGGGGGACtccgcgctggcggcggcgtccccggcgGCCACCCTGACGTTCCACTCTCcgtcccccgcggcggcggcggcggtggccaggCCAGGGTACGGGAGTTGCGATCGCCGGTACGTGAAGCAGGTGTTCGACAACCTCCACGGGAGCATCTCGCTCGACCCG CTTGCTCTGCAGTTTGTGGACACTGAGGAATTTCAGAG GTTGCGGGACCTAAAACAACTTG GTCTTACATATCTGGTCTATCCTGGAGCTGTTCACACACGCTTTGAACATTCACTAGGAGTTTATTCGTTGGCTGGGAAGGCTATGAATAATCTTAAAACGTATCAG GGAGAAGAGCTTGGTATTGATCGCATCGACATGCAAACTGTGAAGCTTGCAG GCCTCTTGCATGATATTGGACATGGCCCCTTCAGTCATTTGTTTGAGCATGAGTTTCTTCCTCGTATTAATCCTGGCTCAACCTG GTCTCACGAACGTATGTCAGTACTGCTGTTGGACAGTATTGTTGACAAACATGCAATAGATATTGAAGATGATTATCTCAAAATGGTCAAG GAGATGATAGGTGCCAGCTCTAAGTCTGCCACCACAAAA AGTGCAAAGGATAAGCATTTTCTTTATGACATTGTTGCTAATGGGCGCAATGGTATAGATGTTGACAA GTTCGACTACATTGACCGTGATTGCAGAGCATGTGGTCTTGGCTCTAATTTCCAGTACTGGAG GTTGATGGAGGGCatgcgagtgatgggtgatgaaaTTTGCTATCCTGCCAAAGATT ACTTGAGCATCCATAAATTGTTTTCAACACGTGCTGATCTGCACCGGACTGTCTACACCCACCGCAAAGTAAAG GCTGTTGAACTCATGCTTGTGGATGCGCTCATTGAGGCTAATGATTACTTGGGAATATCATTGCATGCAAATGATGCAGAAGATTTTTGGAAG TTGGATGACACAATCATTAAAAGCATTGAAACTGCTCCCAATGATGAACTGAAGAAAGCAAAAGAAATCATTCAACGTATTCGCCGAAGAGAGCTCTACAAG TTTTGCAATGAGTATTCTGTTCCAAAGGACAAGCTGGAGCATTTCAAAAACGTAACTGCACAGGACATAGTTTGTTCACAG AAGTCTTCTGAAGTGCTGCTGAAGGAAGAGGATATTGCTGTCAGTAATGTTAAGATTGATCTTACTCGTGGAAAAGACAACCCTCTTGAAAG CATCAAGTTCTTTAAG GATTTTGGATGTGATGAGAAGTTCACCATCACAGATGACCGGGTCAGCCACTTGCTACCTGCCTACAATGAGGATAGAATCGTGAGGGTCTATGCTAAGAAGCCGGAGCTG GTGGAAGCAGTGTCAAAAGCCTTTGAGAACCTCCAAGTGAAGATGTATGGCGAGAAGACTCAAGTGCACGATACACCCAAGAAGAAGAGGCTTAGATCCAACTAG
- the LOC117855823 gene encoding uncharacterized protein encodes MECNKDEAARAKALAERKMLEKDFVAAKRFISKAQKLCKEVDDIDISKMLSVCDVHCAAAAKVNAEIDWYGILQVPVDADDALIKKQYRKLALLLHPDKNKFGGAEAAFKLVGEANITLTDKSKRMVYDMKRSTFRGGPARPPHIRTAAARPSSTPVNLYNMHQQQQQQASNPAGTQTTFWTLCPSCGMRYQYYRSILKKALRCQNCLKPFVAHDLKEQAIPSGANQRSAGVWKNAGAPQNFPGPQTNVTGQKAWSTTSGVHANVSPHHAGVNIRRETDGNTGGLKNKMKSDRATRNHSKAKSSAGLKRGRRAVIESSESSMSETSSDSEEEILENGPAANSAGPGQQTRRSSRQKQEVKYNEDSDNEDVEDDDNKDVDDFVNSPVLKRLRKSVFHGDHSNTAAKPNTDIADHNGPTNGVNDCRNTEDKGKGGESCGDKTSNGIEQMKRGTMHAGKNNDGKEKAFDSVSNNGPVLNDRKEKAFDSVSDNGPVLNDDDAPGDNQYYTFMDPEFFDFDQLRGVNQFRANQIWAVYDDQDCMPRFYARITKVKTTPKFMLHFVWLELDPTNKAERAWSYGGLPVACGRFMHGQSETAKETAMFSRTISFEKSKTRNSYEIYPKKGEVWALFKGWDIGWSSDADNHKKFNYRYEVVQVLSDLTTSTSIIVMPLVKIKGYVSLFMQSREAAPYVISQGETLRFSHCVPHHLMRGTEKEGVPEGSLELDPAALPLNLEEAFPSVVPECSSVRSQGRDAKHAGSASRNSSHRGSRKVSDGQHTASMNVGIATKTPKEENSKHNTGTAELTDVDDDNVQTEYVCAESEFYYFSEIRLLQKFSPGQIWALYSDVDKFPNYYAYIQKVDLKNDKVQVRWLDVCPRGEEEKRLLQEERTVGCGTFRLSSIHELMTYTGTDAFSHPVEARSAGRKGEYEIIPHLGEIWAVYKNWRAGWTAHDFENCEYELVEIFGQTDSSIQVQLLRKVDGYRTVFMPYRAEGSVKTIRKDEYPKFSHQIPCFHLTHEKGGKLRGYLELDPLSVPEEFLFT; translated from the coding sequence ATGGAGTGCAACAAAGATGAAGCTGCGAGAGCAAAAGCTCTGGCAGAaagaaaaatgctggaaaaggaTTTTGTTGCCGCAAAAAGGTTTATTAGCAAGGCGCAGAAACTTTGCAAAGAAGTTGATGACATTGACATTTCAAAAATGTTAAGTGTCTGTGATGTTCACTGTGCTGCTGCAGCAAAGGTAAATGCTGAGATTGACTGGTATGGAATACTGCAAGTACCTGTAGATGCTGATGATGCCCTGATAAAGAAACAATATCGTAAACTTGCCCTTTTGCTACATCCTGACAAGAACAAGTTTGGAGGTGCAGAGGCAGCTTTCAAATTAGTTGGAGAAGCAAACATAACTCTAACAGACAAGTCAAAGCGTATGGTGTATGACATGAAAAGAAGCACCTTCAGAGGCGGTCCAGCAAGACCCCCTCATATAAGAACTGCAGCTGCTAGACCTAGTTCTACTCCTGTGAATCTCTATAAtatgcatcagcagcagcagcagcaggcctcAAATCCTGCAGGGACACAAACAACATTTTGGACTCTCTGTCCATCTTGTGGCATGAGATATCAGTACTACCGTTCAATCTTGAAGAAGGCTTTGCGCTGTCAGAATTGTTTGAAGCCATTTGTTGCGCATGATTTGAAGGAGCAAGCTATTCCTTCCGGGGCAAATCAGCGATCTGCTGGGGTTTGGAAAAATGCAGGTGCACCACAGAACTTTCCAGGTCCTCAAACAAATGTCACTGGTCAGAAAGCTTGGTCAACCACTTCAGGAGTTCATGCCAATGTCAGTCCTCATCATGCTGGTGTAAATATAAGGAGGGAAACTGATGGGAACACAGGTgggctaaaaaacaaaatgaaatctGACCGGGCCACCAGAAATCATTCAAAAGCTAAATCATCTGCAGGATTGAAAAGGGGCAGGAGAGCTGTGATTGAATCAAGTGAATCAAGCATGTCAGAAACTAGTAGTGACAGCGAGGAAGAGATTCTTGAAAATGGTCCTGCTGCAAATAGTGCAGGGCCAGGTCAACAAACCCGCAGATCAAGCAGGCAGAAGCAAGAAGTTAAGTATAATGAAGATAGCGACAACGAAGATGTTGAAGATGACGATAACAAGGACGTTGATGATTTTGTGAATTCTCCTGTATTAAAGAGGTTGAGGAAAAGTGTGTTCCATGGTGATCACAGCAATACAGCAGCAAAGCCGAACACAGACATAGCTGACCATAATGGTCCGACAAATGGTGTTAATGACTGCAGGAACACAGAAGATAAAGGGAAAGGAGGTGAGTCATGTGGAGATAAAACATCCAATGGAATTGAGCAAATGAAGAGAGGAACAATGCATGCTGGAAAAAATAATgatggaaaagaaaaggcatttGATTCTGTCAGCAACAATGGTCCAGTTCTAAATGATCGAAAAGAAAAGGCATTTGATTCTGTCAGCGACAATGGTCCAGTTCTAAATGATGATGATGCTCCAGGTGATAATCAATACTACACATTTATGGATCCTGAATTTTTTGATTTTGACCAACTTCGAGGTGTAAATCAATTTAGAGCCAACCAGATCTGGGCTGTCTATGATGATCAAGACTGTATGCCTAGATTTTATGCTCGAATCACGAAGGTAAAAACTACCCCAAAGTTTATGCTGCATTTTGTTTGGCTGGAGCTTGATCCCACAAATAAAGCGGAGAGGGCATGGTCTTACGGAGGTCTGCCTGTTGCCTGTGGACGCTTTATGCATGGACAGTCAGAGACAGCCAAAGAAACTGCTATGTTCTCGAGAACTATATCCTTTGAGAAAAGCAAGACAAGAAACTCCTATGAAATATATCCAAAGAAAGGTGAAGTTTGGGCTCTTTTTAAGGGATGGGATATTGGTTGGAGCTCAGATGCTGACAATCACAAAAAATTCAACTATCGGTATGAAGTGGTTCAAGTTCTCTCTGATCTCACCACGAGCACTAGCATTATTGTCATGCCGCTTGTGAAGATAAAAGGTTATGTTAGCTTATTCATGCAGTCTAGAGAGGCAGCTCCATACGTGATATCTCAGGGTGAGACACTGAGGTTTTCTCATTGTGTCCCGCATCATTTGATGAGAGGAACTGAAAAAGAAGGCGTTCCAGAAGGATCTCTTGAACTTGATCCTGCAGCTCTTCCCCTTAACTTGGAAGAGGCTTTTCCATCTGTTGTCCCAGAATGCAGTTCTGTAAGAAGTCAGGGACGTGATGCCAAACATGCAGGTTCGGCCAGTAGGAATAGCTCCCACAGAGGATCTAGGAAGGTGAGTGATGGGCAACATACAGCATCCATGAATGTAGGGATCGCTACAAAGACACCAAAGGAAGAGAATAGCAAGCATAACACTGGTACTGCTGAACTTACAGATGTCGATGATGATAATGTCCAAACAGAGTATGTCTGTGCTGAATCAGAATTCTATTATTTTTCAGAAATAAGATTGCTTCAAAAGTTTTCACCTGGGCAGATCTGGGCTCTCTATAGTGATGTAGATAAATTCCCCAATTACTATGCTTACATACAGAAAGTTGATCTCAAGAATGATAAAGTGCAAGTTAGATGGCTTGATGTTTGTCCTCgaggagaagaggagaaaaGATTGCTTCAAGAAGAACGGACAGTTGGGTGTGGAACCTTTAGGCTTTCAAGCATTCACGAGTTGATGACTTACACTGGTACAGATGCCTTTTCTCATCCTGTAGAGGCAAGATCTGCTGGCAGAAAAGGCGAGTATGAAATAATTCCTCATCTGGGTGAGATATGGGCTGTTTACAAGAATTGGAGGGCAGGATGGACTGCACACGATTTTGAAAACTGTGAATATGAACTGGTGGAGATATTTGGCCAAACTGATTCGTCCATACAGGTTCAGCTTTTGAGGAAAGTGGATGGTTATAGGACGGTATTTATGCCATACAGAGCAGAGGGATCTGTGAAGACAATAAGAAAGGATGAGTACCCCAAATTTTCTCACCAGATTCCTTGCTTTCATCTGACACATGAAAAAGGTGGCAAGCTTCGAGGCTATCTGGAGCTCGATCCATTGTCGGTACCAGAGGAATTCCTCTTTACTTGA